In one Bombyx mori chromosome 22, ASM3026992v2 genomic region, the following are encoded:
- the LOC101745605 gene encoding mucin-4, with protein MKMRELIRITFVCVCAFLLAVREGRGEDVPKGLEGSLEQDVRKDSKTSPLSANNKRVTTPSSTNATRDSQLFSLLAARRRLLLSGRLTSHINTLAAITHKPHKTNTTFAHLEVKHGNSSLVRKVIFDNSSREAGTPVTLKLITTDGSRETRQDIKPHEIRHIFIPKLSPENRNRSGYRRREPTSILKSVTIPEQATEGNIVYVPPDKIEEEKDVDLDPEEEFQVDESNHGLYLLNYSDTDNVTQGPDINKTTISNEIVKENTSTIIKPTTIIIVEDSKENDTIESKEDEITEINTIANSTEQKNYTLAKNDLGKTENQTLFLSDEIYNHFRPLETELPVEDMAPFIYFGKKLGGTGISDNLTNSPSFSASTKTINYLAPPQEKRKFNSRYSATEKYKNSNADEDEINEDMDVSVVKNIIEKNKVRNTVKGPAPARHVGLVNAYRKLTTTSTTTTTTPSTTKSPNFAQLNVTERIVQNVALSTVENFKNTSNNSKSTDIATKFNFDNGTKDYAPRYNATTSRNFTRNYFNLRRRPTKLIASPTTEVKPTVTVNTTTEKVATAVYTAVVTSVSITSSMKGQNKSDATDDVVSNTTVVGDVIGQNATTPKTIPGNETETTTVAPSTIRHHRFRIKLRTSTPSGISKSKPTESATTSELSTTNSERDESVSRITETLTSLLQKTYENTTLVSTIRPRSAHRRRRPTTTTTTSTTSSAPTTITPNDTGITHSTELPATTQNIESTTFKPFTVTSMKSSESSSKPLSVSRNTTLVESKVVNLSNSIENSSSQNGVVIEAEKTYTASYVLAGLGFLPVAAIIIFVLRNLLNKKTKEIDTEYEGYFDDAEVKKESPITPVARPPLPPPTKPDQKWEFPRNKLRLQTLLGQGNFGQVWKAEADDLNGHDGLTRLVAVKTIKETASQKEKQELLHEIYIMQKIGTHPNVVTLLACCTEQEPYLLIMEYVMCGKLLTYLRERRARPDRFAGSGALTSRDLTVFAYCVARGMDYIASKGIVHRDLAARNVLVDHNKLCKIADFGMSRCAGAARNPRTALPVRWMAPEALLYSHYSHHSDVWAFGILLWEIVTLGSTPYATMSGREVLAAVTEGYRLERPAHCKPQLYRAMHSCWHADPAQRPAFSALKAQLADLLHNETAEGNYVDLDSFYQDSSVYSDPSAIIHDDDGLSAEYDRERRCFRELTSTPSQFDNRAFNLRDEELRNKFGIGTPRMGGFGIRDVPFNERPFSDAEFNDRPFADKNFTDNNFNDTNFTERKDGKLSTSSFHRERERENPLVSRNSFNGFPRIGTREGHFQITPDGRNKRVPEFECDI; from the exons AACAAACACAACGTTCGCCCACCTAGAAGTAAAACATGGAAACAGCTCTTTGGTAAGGAAAGTAATCTTTGATAATTCAAGCAGAGAGGCTGGCACTCCTGTGACGCTCAAACTGATCACTACAGACGGAAGCAGGGAAACAAGACAAGATATTAAGCCACATGAAATAAGACATATTTTTATACCTAAATTAAGCCCAGAAAATAGGAATAGATCAGGGTATAGAAGACGAGAACCAACGAGTATACTTAAAAGTGTTACGATTCCTGAACAAGCGACAGAAGGTAATATAGTGTATGTTCCACCAGATAaaatagaagaagaaaaagatgtTGATTTAGATCCAGAAGAAGAATTCCAAGTAGACGAATCCAACCatggactgtatttattaaattattctgaCACTGATAATGTCACTCAAGGAccagatataaataaaactactatcAGTAACGAAATAGTCAAAGAAAAtacttctactataattaagCCAACTACCATTATAATTGTTGAAGATTCCAAAGAAAATGACACTATTGAGTCTAAGGAGGATGAAATTACTGAAATCAATACTATAGCAAATAGTacagaacaaaaaaattatacgtTGGCTAAAAATGATCTTGGGAAAACTGAGAATCAAACTTTGTTTTTGTCGGATGAAATTTACAATCATTTTAGACCTCTAGAAACAGAATTACCAGTTGAAGATATGGcaccatttatatattttggaaaaaaattggGCGGTACCGGCATAAGTGATAATTTAACAAACTCTCCATCTTTTTCCGCCTccacaaaaacaataaattatttggcTCCACCCCAAGAGAAAAGAAAGTTCAATTCTAGGTATTCCGCCAcagagaaatataaaaattcaaatgcCGATGAAGATGAAATCAATGAAGATATGGATGTGTCagttgttaaaaatattattgagaaAAACAAAGTTAGAAATACAGTAAAAGGGCCAGCCCCAGCAAGACATGTCGGGCTAGTTAATGCCTATAGAAAACTAACTACTacttctactactactactactacaccaTCGACTACAAAATCTCCTAACTTCGCTCAGTTGAATGTTACTGAACGTATTGTTCAAAACGTTGCACTAAGCactgttgaaaattttaaaaatactagtAATAACAGTAAAAGTACTGATATTGCGaccaaatttaattttgacaatGGGACAAAAGATTATGCCCCAAGGTATAATGCCACGACGTCGAGAAATTTCACACGCAATTACTTCAATTTGCGACGACGACCAACTAAACTGATCGCTTCACCTACGACAGAAGTTAAACCGACTGTCACTGTTAATACGACAACTGAAAAGGTCGCAACCGCAGTGTACACTGCAGTGGTCACTTCTGTATCTATTACCTCTTCTATGAAGGGACAGAATAAATCAGACGCAACAGATGATGTTGTTAGCAACACAACCGTCGTAGGTGATGTTATTGGTCAAAATGCGACCACTCCTAAAACCATACCAGGTAATGAAACCGAAACGACAACCGTTGCCCCTTCAACTATAAGACATCATAGATTCCGAATTAAATTAAGAACAAGCACACCTAGTGGAATCTCTAAATCAAAACCAACTGAATCGGCGACTACTAGTGAACTGTCTACAACAAATAGTGAAAGAGATGAGTCAGTATCGAGAATAACTGAAACGCTGACGAGTTTGTTACAAAAAACTTACGAGAATACGACTTTAGTGAGCACGATACGGCCAAGGAGTGCCCATAGAAGGAGAAGGCCCACAACCACTACTACAACCTCTACGACTTCCTCAGCACCAACCACTATTACTCCAAACGATACAGGTATAACACATTCGACAGAACTACCGGCAACCACACAAAATATAGAATCAACAACATTCAAACCCTTCACAGTAACTTCAATGAAGTCCTCTGAATCGAGTTCAAAACCCCTATCAGTTTCGAGAAACACTACACTTGTTGAATCAAAGGTGGTCAATCTATCAAATAGCATCGAAAATTCAAGTTCTCAGAATGGGGTTGTTATTGAAGCTGAGAAAACATACACAGCATCTTATGTGTTGGCAGGATTGGGTTTCTTGCCTGTTGCAGCTATCATAATATTTGTTCTTAGAAATTTATTGAATAAGAAGACCAAAGAAATAGACACGGAGTACGAAGGGTATTTCGATGACGCTGAGGTTAAGAAGGAATCTCCTATCACTCCGGTGGCGAGGCCTCCGCTACCTCCACCCACCAAACCTGATCAAAAATGGGAGTTCCCGAGAAATAAGTTAAGACTACAGACGTTACTGGGCCAAGGGAATTTCGGGCAG gtCTGGAAAGCAGAGGCTGATGATTTAAACGGGCACGACGGGCTAACCAGACTAGTGGCAGTAAAAACGATCAAGGAAACGGCATCGCAGAAGGAGAAACAGGAGCTACTCCATGAAATCTACATCATGCAAAAGATCGGGACGCACCCCAACGTCGTCACGTTACTTGCCTGTTGCACTGAACAAG AGCCATATCTGCTGATAATGGAGTACGTGATGTGCGGCAAGCTGCTGACGTACCTGCGGGAGCGCCGCGCGCGCCCAGACAGGTTCGCGGGCAGCGGCGCGCTCACCTCGCGCGATCTCACCGTGTTCGCCTACTGCGTCGCCAGGGGGATGGACTATATCGCCTCTAAGGGG ATAGTGCACCGCGACCTGGCGGCCCGCAACGTGCTGGTGGACCACAACAAGCTGTGCAAGATCGCGGACTTCGGCATGTCGCGGTGCGCGGGCGCGGCGCGCAACCCCCGGACCGCGCTGCCGGTGCGCTGGATGGCGCCCGAGGCCCTGCTCTACTCGCACTACTCGCACCACTCCGACGTCTGGGCCTTCGGGATACTGCTCTGGGAGATCGTCACGCTTG GCTCGACTCCGTACGCGACGATGTCTGGTCGCGAGGTGCTGGCGGCGGTGACGGAGGGCTACCGGCTGGAGCGGCCGGCGCACTGCAAGCCGCAGCTGTACCGCGCCATGCACTCCTGCTGGCACGCCGACCCCGCGCAGCGCCCCGCCTTCTCCGCGCTCAAGGCGCAGCTCGCCGACCTGCTGCACAACGAGACCGCCGAGGGGAACTACGTCGACCTCGACTCGTTCTACCAGGACTCCTCCGTCTACAGCGACCCCTCCGCCATCATCCACGACGACGACGGGCTCTCCGCCGAGTACGACCGGGAGAGGCGCTGCTTTAGAGA GTTAACAAGTACGCCGTCGCAGTTCGATAACCGAGCGTTTAACCTTCGGGACGAAGAGCTCCGGAACAAGTTTGGTATTGGAACTCCTCGGATGGGCGGCTTCGGCATCAGGGACGTGCCCTTCAACGAGAGACCCTTCTCAGACGCCGAGTTCAACGACCGACCTTTCGCTGACAAAAATTTCACCGACAATAATTTCAACGACACGAACTTCACCGAACGTAAGGACGGGAAACTATCTACTTCCAGTTTTCACAGGGAAAGGGAGAGAGAGAACCCTTTGGTTAGTAGGAATAGCTTTAATGGATTTCCGAGGATTGGCACTAGGGAAGGGCACTTTCAAATTACACCAGATGGTAGGAATAAAAGAGTTCCAGAATTTGAATGTGATATTTGA